One Triplophysa dalaica isolate WHDGS20190420 chromosome 1, ASM1584641v1, whole genome shotgun sequence DNA segment encodes these proteins:
- the nectin4a gene encoding nectin-4 codes for MKTVLYFFAVLIIWNSVCVSGKEFLEPSESPWTLYSLAEDNTRLPCRFNTSDSKVKVVQVIWIREKSKGGEEQIMTAHFREGQTENTGYAGRVRFENSDPIADSALTLMGTSPADEGKYICKVTTFPTGNFETKISLTVWTKPIASLEPIIMVEGQSYSLAATCRSVAKPMAGLSWDTELPGRSKNHSFDDGVASIQFSLHPLRSMNGQKLDCLVWHPSQKGPHRITNNLTVHYPPNALISGYEDNWHVDMQEAVLQCKGQGNPKPYQFNWTRKGEDLPESVTVEGGMLRFSRPLRLTDKGAYICTTTNLVGSGKAEIELNISESSLHGTSVNLILMMIIGGVAALVVLFLIIVIVSVNRHYKRKNQQLAIELNEKKEEISTLSRQASFRRVHSTPSENRYSDDTHALRVEGTLRTSLSSLDRPRSRDSRSTLGGLDSLGRPAIYNTSRRVRDKMMERGDRESTRLMMEYEQGSNVSQETQLLPPLHPSSYTMEQTAEMNHSRNGSAILLAEGRPQSGASSRGGSRGHHSPLISTYPVLTDEEEGDSVSPTDEDLRVHRGLMEPDAFENGGSGTTSSLISEALSNHFERANGTLRPKSKPNNILLPANTTLLISPHSPPIHKAQIV; via the exons tttgtgttaGTGGAAAAGAATTTCTCGAACCCTCTGAGTCTCCTTGGACTCTGTATTCTTTGGCAGAGGATAATACACGTTTACCCTGTCGATTCAACACATCGGACAGCAAGGTTAAGGTAGTACAGGTGATCTGGATTCGAGAGAAATCAAAAGGAGGAGAAGAACAGATTATGACTGCCCATTTCAGGGAAGGCCAGACAG aGAACACTGGATACGCAGGGCGTGTGCGATTTGAGAACAGCGATCCGATAGCAGATTCTGCTCTGACACTTATGGGGACAAGTCCCGCAGATGAGGGCAAATACATCTGCAAGGTTACCACCTTCCCCACAGGAAACTTTGAGACTAAGATTTCTCTCACAGTCTGGA CCAAGCCTATTGCCTCCCTGGAACCCATCATTATGGTTGAGGGTCAATCATACAGTCTGGCTGCTACTTGCCGTTCTGTGGCTAAGCCGATGGCAGGCCTCTCCTGGGACACAGAACTTCCAGGTCGCAGCAAGAACCACAGCTTTGACGATGGGGTGGCATCGATCCAGTTTTCCCTCCACCCACTTCGTAGCATGAATGGCCAGAAGCTGGACTGCCTGGTCTGGCACCCATCTCAAAAAGGCCCTCACAGGATTACCAACAACCTTACAGTGCATT ATCCTCCAAATGCATTGATTTCTGGCTATGAGGACAACTGGCATGTTGATATGCAAGAGGCCGTGCTACAGTGTAAAGGACAAGGAAATCCAAAACCATACCAGTTCAACTGGACTAG GAAAGGTGAAGATTTACCAGAGAGTGTAACTGTGGAGGGTGGTATGTTGCGTTTTAGTAGGCCCCTCCGCTTGACAGATAAAGGAGCCTATATCTGCACAACCACCAATCTAGTGGGATCTGGGAAAGCTGAGATTGAATTAAATATATCAG AATCATCTCTGCACGGAACCTCTGTTAATCTCATTCTGATGATGATTATTGGTGGTGTGGCTGCATTGGTGGTTCTCTTTCTCATCATTGTGATCGTTTCTGTAAACCGCCACTATAAACGCAAAAATCAACAGCTGGCCATagaactaaatgaaaaaaa AGAGGAAATCAGCACACTATCAAGACAAGCCTCGTTTAGGAGAGTTCACTCCACTCCTTCGGAAAACAGATACTCG GATGACACACATGCTTTGAGAGTCGAGGGGACTTTACGGACCAGTCTCTCCTCACTG GATCGTCCTCGCTCTAGGGATAGTCGTTCCACTTTGGGAGGATTGGATTCGCTCGGCCGCCCTGCAATTTATAACACTTCAAGAAGAGTTAGAGACAAAATGATGGAGAGAGGTGACAGAGAAAGCACTCGATTGATGATGGAATATGAGCAGGGCAGTAATGTATCACAG GAAACCCAACTTCTCCCTCCTCTCCATCCCTCTTCCTATACAATGGAACAGACTGCTGAAATGAACCATTCTCGTAATGGCAGTGCCATTCTCTTAGCAGAGGGGAGACCCCAATCAGGAGCAAGTAGCAGAGGAGGCAGCAGAGGGCATCATTCACCCTTAATATCCACATATCCAGTTCTTACAGATGAAGAGGAAGGAGATTCTGTCAGCCCCACAGATGAAGATTTGAGAGTTCACAGAGGTTTAATGGAGCCAGATGCTTTTGAAAATGGAGGTAGCGGGACAACCAGTTCTCTGATATCAGAGGCACTATCCAATCATTTTGAACGTGCTAATGGGACACTACGGCCCAAGTCAAAACCCAATAACATTCTGCTCCCAGCCAACACCACACTGCTCATTTCTCCCCACAGCCCACCTATTCACAAAGCGCAGATCGTGTAG